The Cyprinus carpio isolate SPL01 chromosome A9, ASM1834038v1, whole genome shotgun sequence genome window below encodes:
- the LOC122146161 gene encoding C-X-C chemokine receptor type 1-like encodes MMTDPNHLLNINDFSDFYSEEFNYTDLQNLTEFVVDEKTLLCSSTIMVDAVNIAFCVLYVIIFLMAIPGNLIVGWVIFSHRHLLTASDVYLFNLMLADTLLALILPFSAFSMIHGWVFGDIACKLVCLVKEVNFYTSILFLVCISVDRYMVIVRAMESQKAQRRLCSGVVCALVWVFGFVLSLPSFYNKAYYEPLSQQTICAERFETNHADEWRLATRIMRHLLGFLFPLVVMLICYSMTVERLLRTRCFQKQKAMKVIVAVVVAFLLCWTPFHVSTIVDTLLRAKVVQYSCSTQMAVDIAMFVTQNLGLLHCCVNPWLYAFVGEKFRRRFLQMLHRKRVLERFSLSRSSRSSSLTSDPTSGFL; translated from the exons ATGATGACTG ATCCAAACCATTTACTGAATATCAATGACTTCAGTGATTTCTACAGTGAAGAGTTCAACTACACAGATCTCCAGAACTTGACTGAATTTGTCGTGGATGAGAAGACGTTGCTTTGCTCCTCCACCATCATGGTGGATGCCGTCAACATTGCATTCTGTGTCTTATATGTGATCATCTTTCTGATGGCTATTCCTGGGAATCTGATCGTAGGCTGGGTCATCTTCTCACATAGACACTTGCTTACCGCCTCAGATGTCTACTTATTCAACCTGATGCTGGCCGACACGTTATTGGCTCTGATTCTGCCATTTTCTGCCTTTTCCATGATCCACGGTTGGGTGTTTGGTGATATTGCGTGCAAGTTGGTTTGCCTGGTGAAGGAAGTGAACTTCTACACCAGCATTTTGTTCCTGGTGTGCATCAGCGTGGATCGCTACATGGTCATCGTCAGAGCTATGGAGTCCCAGAAGGCTCAGAGAAGATTGTGCAGCGGAGTCGTCTGCGCATTGGTGTGGGTCTTTGGATTTGTGCTCTCCTTGCCGTCGTTCTACAACAAAGCGTATTACGAGCCACTTTCCCAGCAGACCATTTGTGCAGAACGCTTTGAGACGAATCACGCCGACGAGTGGCGACTGGCCACACGTATCATGAGGCATCTGCTCGGGTTCCTCTTCCCTCTGGTGGTCATGTTGATCTGCTACAGCATGACAGTGGAGCGGCTCTTGCGTACACGCTGTTTCCAGAAACAGAAAGCCATGAAGGTCATTGTAGCTGTGGTTGTGGCCTTTCTTCTGTGCTGGACCCCCTTTCATGTTTCGACAATTGTTGACACCCTCCTGAGGGCCAAAGTGGTTCAATATAGCTGTTCGACACAAATGGCGGTGGACATCGCCATGTTCGTAACTCAAAACCTTGGCCTTCTGCACTGCTGCGTGAACCCATGGCTGTACGCCTTTGTGGGAGAGAAGTTCAGAAGAAGATTTCTGCAGATGCTCCATAGAAAAAGAGTTCTGGAGCGGTTCTCCCTCTCCAGATCTAGTAGGTCTTCTTCTTTGACCTCAGATCCCACTTCTGGCTTCCTGTGA